In Oncorhynchus tshawytscha isolate Ot180627B linkage group LG06, Otsh_v2.0, whole genome shotgun sequence, the following are encoded in one genomic region:
- the LOC112252006 gene encoding protein XRP2 isoform X1: protein MGCWFSKKSKRKSPEKEPTPKTVEDKANSSNANNIDLCSNTTEDPPKQYSWDKREKVDPKDFMLTGLKNATVGRLPGKLNGQQFVIQDCDNCKIFVLDHSATITIDDCTNCCIVMGPVKGSVFFRDCKDIKCVVACQQFRTRDCQKMEVFLCCATQPIIEASTGMKFGCFQYYYPELAFHFKDAGLSIFNNNWSNVHDFTPVSGETNWSLLPEDTVVLDHVPAPDPESEFKSVRISAEASRSIVPMTKGGRRKESDESCLFVFFSGDYTTANARKLIDELSVCRGSLVRARGEERDGSNTVTQAYCLFHNKASGKGFVLIQTKEVSMRPEDVSRVFQNDAEGLLEWITNGPVTALELNGDGVVEACKSMASDMFSGTKVFVSDNRNTSSRDVDNFFNFADMQMGL from the exons ATGGGTTGCTGGTTCTCCAAAAAATCCAAGAGAAAATCACCCGAAAAGGAACCTACTCCGAAAACGGTGGAAGATAAGGCGAACAGCAGCAACGCCAACAACATTGACCTCTGCAGCAATACAACAGAGGACCCACCTAAACAATACAGCTGGGACAAACGTGAAAAG GTTGATCCTAAGGACTTCATGCTAACAGGGCTGAAGAATGCCACGGTGGGCCGTCTGCCAGGCAAGCTGAACGGACAGCAGTTTGTCATCCAGGACTGTGACAACTGTAAGATCTTCGTGTTGGACCACTCTGCCACCATCACCATCGACGACTGCACTAACTGCTGCATCGTTATGGGGCCAGTGAAGGGCAGTGTGTTCTTCAGGGACTGTAAGGACATCAAGTGTGTGGTGGCCTGCCAGCAGTTCAGGACCAGGGACTGTCAGAAGATGGAGGTGTTCCTGTGTTGCGCCACTCAGCCCATCATCGAGGCGTCCACGGGAATGAAGTTCGGCTGCTTCCAGTACTACTACCCCGAGCTGGCCTTCCACTTCAAGGACGCAGGCCTCAGCATCTTCAACAACAACTGGAGCAACGTCCATGACTTCACGCCCGTCTCAGGGGAGACCAATTGGAGCCTGCTGCCTGAGGACACTGTGGTGTTGGACCATGTTCCAGCCCCTGACCCGGAGTCAGAGTTTAAATCAGTCCGGATCTCAGCTGAGGCATCCCGCAGCATCGTGCCCATGACCAAAGGAGGCAGACGCAAGGAGAGTGACGAGTCCTGTCTGTTTGTGTTCTTCTCTGGGGACTACACCACTGCTAACGCCCGGAAACTCATTGATGAG ttgtctgtgtgcagagggtccctggttcgagcccggggcgaggagagggacggaagcaatactgttacacaggCCTACTGTCTCTTTCATAACAAG GCCTCTGGGAAAGGGTTTGTGCTGATACAGACTAAGGAAGTGTCCATGCGCCCCGAGGACGTCAGCAGAGTGTTCCAGAATGATGCAGAGGGACTCCTCGAGTGGATCACCAACG GCCCAGTGACAGCTCTGGAGTTGAATGGGGACGGGGTAGTGGAGGCCTGCAAGAGCATGGCCAGTGACATGTTCAGTGGAACCAAG GTGTTTGTTTCAGACAACAGAAATACTTCCTCTCGAGATGTGGACAACTTCTTCAACTTCGCTGACATGCAGATGGGCTTGTGA
- the LOC112252006 gene encoding protein XRP2 isoform X3, with amino-acid sequence MGRPQSSVDPKDFMLTGLKNATVGRLPGKLNGQQFVIQDCDNCKIFVLDHSATITIDDCTNCCIVMGPVKGSVFFRDCKDIKCVVACQQFRTRDCQKMEVFLCCATQPIIEASTGMKFGCFQYYYPELAFHFKDAGLSIFNNNWSNVHDFTPVSGETNWSLLPEDTVVLDHVPAPDPESEFKSVRISAEASRSIVPMTKGGRRKESDESCLFVFFSGDYTTANARKLIDELSVCRGSLVRARGEERDGSNTVTQAYCLFHNKASGKGFVLIQTKEVSMRPEDVSRVFQNDAEGLLEWITNGPVTALELNGDGVVEACKSMASDMFSGTKVFVSDNRNTSSRDVDNFFNFADMQMGL; translated from the exons ATGGGACGACCTCAGAGTTCC GTTGATCCTAAGGACTTCATGCTAACAGGGCTGAAGAATGCCACGGTGGGCCGTCTGCCAGGCAAGCTGAACGGACAGCAGTTTGTCATCCAGGACTGTGACAACTGTAAGATCTTCGTGTTGGACCACTCTGCCACCATCACCATCGACGACTGCACTAACTGCTGCATCGTTATGGGGCCAGTGAAGGGCAGTGTGTTCTTCAGGGACTGTAAGGACATCAAGTGTGTGGTGGCCTGCCAGCAGTTCAGGACCAGGGACTGTCAGAAGATGGAGGTGTTCCTGTGTTGCGCCACTCAGCCCATCATCGAGGCGTCCACGGGAATGAAGTTCGGCTGCTTCCAGTACTACTACCCCGAGCTGGCCTTCCACTTCAAGGACGCAGGCCTCAGCATCTTCAACAACAACTGGAGCAACGTCCATGACTTCACGCCCGTCTCAGGGGAGACCAATTGGAGCCTGCTGCCTGAGGACACTGTGGTGTTGGACCATGTTCCAGCCCCTGACCCGGAGTCAGAGTTTAAATCAGTCCGGATCTCAGCTGAGGCATCCCGCAGCATCGTGCCCATGACCAAAGGAGGCAGACGCAAGGAGAGTGACGAGTCCTGTCTGTTTGTGTTCTTCTCTGGGGACTACACCACTGCTAACGCCCGGAAACTCATTGATGAG ttgtctgtgtgcagagggtccctggttcgagcccggggcgaggagagggacggaagcaatactgttacacaggCCTACTGTCTCTTTCATAACAAG GCCTCTGGGAAAGGGTTTGTGCTGATACAGACTAAGGAAGTGTCCATGCGCCCCGAGGACGTCAGCAGAGTGTTCCAGAATGATGCAGAGGGACTCCTCGAGTGGATCACCAACG GCCCAGTGACAGCTCTGGAGTTGAATGGGGACGGGGTAGTGGAGGCCTGCAAGAGCATGGCCAGTGACATGTTCAGTGGAACCAAG GTGTTTGTTTCAGACAACAGAAATACTTCCTCTCGAGATGTGGACAACTTCTTCAACTTCGCTGACATGCAGATGGGCTTGTGA
- the LOC112252006 gene encoding protein XRP2 isoform X2 encodes MGCWFSKKSKRKSPEKEPTPKTVEDKANSSNANNIDLCSNTTEDPPKQYSWDKREKVDPKDFMLTGLKNATVGRLPGKLNGQQFVIQDCDNCKIFVLDHSATITIDDCTNCCIVMGPVKGSVFFRDCKDIKCVVACQQFRTRDCQKMEVFLCCATQPIIEASTGMKFGCFQYYYPELAFHFKDAGLSIFNNNWSNVHDFTPVSGETNWSLLPEDTVVLDHVPAPDPESEFKSVRISAEASRSIVPMTKGGRRKESDESCLFVFFSGDYTTANARKLIDEASGKGFVLIQTKEVSMRPEDVSRVFQNDAEGLLEWITNGPVTALELNGDGVVEACKSMASDMFSGTKVFVSDNRNTSSRDVDNFFNFADMQMGL; translated from the exons ATGGGTTGCTGGTTCTCCAAAAAATCCAAGAGAAAATCACCCGAAAAGGAACCTACTCCGAAAACGGTGGAAGATAAGGCGAACAGCAGCAACGCCAACAACATTGACCTCTGCAGCAATACAACAGAGGACCCACCTAAACAATACAGCTGGGACAAACGTGAAAAG GTTGATCCTAAGGACTTCATGCTAACAGGGCTGAAGAATGCCACGGTGGGCCGTCTGCCAGGCAAGCTGAACGGACAGCAGTTTGTCATCCAGGACTGTGACAACTGTAAGATCTTCGTGTTGGACCACTCTGCCACCATCACCATCGACGACTGCACTAACTGCTGCATCGTTATGGGGCCAGTGAAGGGCAGTGTGTTCTTCAGGGACTGTAAGGACATCAAGTGTGTGGTGGCCTGCCAGCAGTTCAGGACCAGGGACTGTCAGAAGATGGAGGTGTTCCTGTGTTGCGCCACTCAGCCCATCATCGAGGCGTCCACGGGAATGAAGTTCGGCTGCTTCCAGTACTACTACCCCGAGCTGGCCTTCCACTTCAAGGACGCAGGCCTCAGCATCTTCAACAACAACTGGAGCAACGTCCATGACTTCACGCCCGTCTCAGGGGAGACCAATTGGAGCCTGCTGCCTGAGGACACTGTGGTGTTGGACCATGTTCCAGCCCCTGACCCGGAGTCAGAGTTTAAATCAGTCCGGATCTCAGCTGAGGCATCCCGCAGCATCGTGCCCATGACCAAAGGAGGCAGACGCAAGGAGAGTGACGAGTCCTGTCTGTTTGTGTTCTTCTCTGGGGACTACACCACTGCTAACGCCCGGAAACTCATTGATGAG GCCTCTGGGAAAGGGTTTGTGCTGATACAGACTAAGGAAGTGTCCATGCGCCCCGAGGACGTCAGCAGAGTGTTCCAGAATGATGCAGAGGGACTCCTCGAGTGGATCACCAACG GCCCAGTGACAGCTCTGGAGTTGAATGGGGACGGGGTAGTGGAGGCCTGCAAGAGCATGGCCAGTGACATGTTCAGTGGAACCAAG GTGTTTGTTTCAGACAACAGAAATACTTCCTCTCGAGATGTGGACAACTTCTTCAACTTCGCTGACATGCAGATGGGCTTGTGA